From one Caldichromatium japonicum genomic stretch:
- a CDS encoding iron-sulfur cluster co-chaperone HscB C-terminal domain-containing protein, protein MCNNHFERFGLPVGFAIDDGLLTERYRTLVDAVRAEFARGEDDELVRALAQIDEAYRTLLDPLARAEYLFELYEAQGLSAQKGCDEPPGASLIEEMERQETLVAATNRSDPHAALSEFMTRLAERGAALDKTLHQLFADPSPHNLRAARAVVRQLQMLARCRREAEGRQAETLGVGTACRVAVAQVDWQVGSDAGLPGNEDCRAMIRGQPSINIAPKAGRGNASH, encoded by the coding sequence GTGTGCAACAATCATTTTGAGCGCTTCGGTCTGCCGGTGGGCTTTGCCATCGATGATGGCCTATTGACTGAGCGCTATCGCACCCTCGTGGATGCCGTTCGCGCCGAGTTTGCCCGGGGTGAGGATGATGAGCTGGTGCGGGCCTTGGCGCAGATCGATGAGGCCTATCGCACCCTGTTAGATCCCTTAGCGCGCGCCGAATACCTATTCGAGCTCTACGAGGCCCAGGGACTCTCCGCACAAAAGGGCTGCGATGAGCCCCCGGGTGCGAGCCTGATCGAAGAGATGGAGCGTCAAGAGACCCTGGTCGCCGCGACCAATCGTTCCGATCCACACGCGGCGCTATCGGAGTTCATGACCCGTTTGGCCGAGCGCGGCGCAGCCCTTGACAAAACACTGCATCAACTCTTTGCCGATCCGTCGCCGCATAATCTCAGGGCAGCGCGTGCCGTGGTCCGCCAGCTCCAGATGCTAGCCCGCTGTCGGCGGGAGGCAGAGGGTCGCCAGGCCGAGACCCTCGGTGTAGGCACTGCCTGCCGTGTCGCCGTCGCCCAAGTCGACTGGCAGGTGGGGAGCGATGCCGGATTGCCGGGCAATGAGGATTGCCGGGCAATGATTAGAGGCCAGCCTTCGATTAACATTGCTCCCAAGGCAGGCCGCGGAAACGCCAGCCATTGA